A single window of Nicotiana tomentosiformis chromosome 1, ASM39032v3, whole genome shotgun sequence DNA harbors:
- the LOC104099287 gene encoding uncharacterized protein, whose translation MKGDRIFEFDDWRNLMSYCKGDFQYKETIKSFLSNTQWKKLRNGVFGNFFQLECVKFCGKLIPCVLLSEIVSNDTNSMTFKVFDHQVKFTREAFQIITGLKCSSSVDFKILSERYNRLSKVYFPGKDRIELDDLWHFITSHPSGTDASFVGSDDDEVKLAIIYFVESVLMGKRKTRNVSERVMKIIDDDELYSSFNWGFLCYEKLLKSLKSCLNPKQNNSDNENENENEREKEKDKEKDSYTILGFPFAFCV comes from the coding sequence ATGAAAGGAGATCGTATTTTCGAGTTTGATGATTGGCGTAATTTGATGAGCTATTGTAAAGGAGATTTTCAGTATAAGGAAACGATAAAAAGTTTCTTGTCGAACACGCAATGGAAGAAGTTGAGAAATGGTGTTTTCGGAAACTTTTTCCAATTGGAATGTGTGAAATTCTGTGGCAAACTTATTCCTTGTGTGTTGCTTTCTGAAATTGTAAGTAATGACACGAATTCAATGACATTCAAGGTTTTTGATCATCAAGTGAAGTTTACACGTGAAGCCTTCCAGATAATTACTGGGTTAAAATGTTCTTCTTCAGTGGACTTCAAAATTTTGAGTGAAAGATATAATAGGCTTTCTAAAGTCTACTTCCCTGGAAAGGATAGAATTGAGTTAGACGATTTGTGGCATTTTATTACTAGTCACCCATCTGGTACAGATGCATCATTTGTAGGCAGCGACGACGATGAGGTGAAGTTGGCAATAATTTATTTTGTTGAATCTGTGTTGATGGGGAAGCGCAAGACTCGGAATGTGTCTGAGCGAGTAATGAAAATCATTGATGACGATGAACTCTACTCTTCTTTCAATTGGGGCTTTCTTTGTTATGAAAAGTTACTCAAATCATTGAAGAGTTGCTTGAATCCCAAACAAAATAATTCAGAcaatgagaatgagaatgagaatgagagagagaaagagaaagataaaGAGAAGGACAGTTATACTATACTTGGCTTCCCTTTCGCCTTCTGTGTttga